The following coding sequences are from one Candidatus Manganitrophaceae bacterium window:
- the tviB gene encoding Vi polysaccharide biosynthesis UDP-N-acetylglucosamine C-6 dehydrogenase TviB has protein sequence MSNLENQYQIAVIGLGYVGLPLAAEFGKRFKTVGFDIDLDRIESLKEGVDTTLEVSSEGLKSAMRLSYTTSLAELKECNFFIVTVPTPIDSYKRPDLSALIRASEFVGAVLKKNDIVVYESTVYPGVTEDICVPILEKASGLRFNRDFFAGYSPERINPGDKEHSFTQILKIVSGSTPEALETIDAVYRSVIQAGTYRAESIQVAEAAKVIENTQRDLNIALINEFALLFNRLEIDTEAVLKAAGTKWNFLKFTPGLVGGHCIGVDPYYLCHKAQEVGYHPDVILAGRRINDNMGNYVAGEVVKLMTRKRIQVGGSRILILGLTFKENCPDIRNTRVIDIVQEFEKYQAEVDIYDPWADPPEVEREYGIKLVGTLSEHCYDAIILAVPHKQFKEWGKDDLVRYTREVSVIYDIKHLFDRAWVDGRL, from the coding sequence TTGTCGAACCTTGAAAACCAATATCAGATTGCCGTCATCGGCCTCGGATATGTCGGCCTCCCCCTGGCGGCAGAATTTGGAAAGCGCTTCAAAACGGTCGGATTCGATATCGACCTGGATCGGATTGAATCCCTGAAAGAAGGCGTGGATACGACCTTGGAGGTCAGTTCTGAAGGCCTGAAATCAGCGATGCGGCTCTCATACACGACAAGTTTGGCCGAACTCAAAGAGTGTAACTTCTTCATTGTGACGGTGCCCACCCCGATTGACAGTTACAAAAGGCCGGACCTGAGCGCATTGATCCGGGCATCTGAATTTGTCGGGGCCGTCTTAAAGAAAAATGATATTGTCGTCTATGAATCGACCGTCTACCCCGGCGTCACGGAGGATATCTGTGTCCCGATCCTGGAGAAGGCCTCCGGTTTGCGCTTCAATCGTGATTTTTTTGCGGGATATTCTCCAGAGCGGATCAATCCAGGAGACAAAGAGCACTCCTTCACACAAATACTAAAGATCGTCTCCGGCTCAACACCCGAGGCCCTGGAGACGATCGACGCCGTTTACCGATCTGTGATCCAGGCTGGAACCTATCGCGCGGAATCGATTCAGGTGGCCGAAGCGGCTAAGGTAATCGAAAATACACAGCGAGACCTCAATATCGCCCTGATCAATGAATTTGCCCTCCTCTTCAATCGTCTGGAAATTGACACCGAAGCCGTCCTGAAGGCCGCGGGAACCAAGTGGAACTTTTTGAAGTTCACCCCTGGCCTGGTCGGCGGCCATTGTATCGGGGTTGATCCCTATTACCTCTGCCATAAGGCCCAGGAAGTCGGATATCACCCGGATGTCATCCTCGCCGGGAGGAGGATCAATGACAATATGGGAAACTATGTAGCGGGGGAGGTCGTCAAACTCATGACCCGAAAGCGGATTCAGGTTGGCGGAAGTCGTATCCTGATCCTGGGCCTGACCTTCAAAGAAAACTGCCCCGATATCCGAAATACGCGGGTGATTGATATTGTTCAAGAGTTTGAGAAGTATCAAGCTGAGGTCGATATCTATGATCCCTGGGCAGACCCCCCGGAAGTTGAGCGCGAATATGGAATCAAACTGGTCGGGACCTTGTCCGAACATTGCTATGACGCCATCATTCTGGCCGTTCCACACAAGCAGTTTAAAGAATGGGGGAAAGACGACCTTGTTCGTTACACCCGGGAAGTTTCAGTGATCTACGACATTAAGCATCTCTTCGACCGGGCTTGGGTAGATGGAAGGCTTTAG
- a CDS encoding NAD-dependent epimerase: MKILITGSAGFIGFHLTQRLLSEGEELVGLDNLNDYYDVRLKTERLKKLDESSRFRFLKMDLAYKEGLEDLFQKERFDRVIHLAAQAGVRYSLENPHVYIESNLMGFLNILEGCRHTKVPHLVYASSSSVYGANTRMPFSIHDNVDHPVSLYGATKKANELMAHAYAHLYQVPTTGLRFFTVYGPWGRPDMALFLFTKAILDGKPIDVFNYGRMQRDFTYVDDIVEGIVRVTEKIPSPDPTWDGASPDPGTSKAPYKVYNIGNNNPVELLRLIEVLEDCLGKKAERRLLPIQAGDVPATYADVDDLMRDVGFKPATPIEEGVQRFVAWYKDYYRLK, encoded by the coding sequence ATGAAGATTCTCATCACCGGGTCCGCCGGGTTCATCGGCTTTCATCTTACCCAACGGCTTCTCTCAGAAGGAGAAGAGCTTGTCGGCCTCGATAATCTGAACGATTATTATGATGTCCGGCTCAAGACCGAACGCTTAAAAAAATTGGACGAATCGTCTCGGTTTCGTTTCCTCAAAATGGATCTGGCGTATAAAGAAGGCCTGGAAGACCTTTTTCAGAAAGAGCGCTTTGACCGGGTGATCCATCTCGCCGCACAAGCGGGGGTCCGCTACAGTCTCGAAAACCCCCATGTCTATATCGAAAGCAATCTGATGGGTTTTCTTAATATCCTCGAAGGCTGTCGACATACCAAGGTGCCCCACCTGGTCTACGCCTCCTCCAGTTCGGTCTATGGAGCGAACACCCGGATGCCTTTTTCCATTCATGACAATGTGGACCATCCGGTTTCCCTTTATGGTGCGACAAAAAAAGCCAATGAACTGATGGCCCACGCTTATGCCCACCTTTACCAAGTCCCGACCACCGGCCTTCGATTTTTTACCGTTTACGGCCCGTGGGGCAGACCCGACATGGCTCTCTTTCTTTTCACAAAAGCCATCCTCGACGGAAAACCGATTGACGTATTTAATTATGGCCGGATGCAGCGAGATTTCACCTATGTCGATGATATCGTGGAAGGAATTGTCCGGGTCACGGAAAAGATCCCTTCACCTGATCCAACATGGGACGGGGCAAGCCCTGATCCGGGAACCAGCAAGGCGCCCTATAAAGTTTACAACATCGGGAACAACAACCCTGTCGAACTTTTGAGGCTGATCGAGGTCCTGGAAGATTGTCTCGGCAAAAAAGCAGAACGTCGGCTTTTGCCGATTCAAGCGGGGGATGTACCTGCAACCTATGCCGACGTTGATGATCTGATGCGGGATGTCGGTTTCAAACCGGCGACGCCGATTGAAGAAGGGGTTCAACGCTTTGTCGCCTGGTATAAAGATTATTATCGACTGAAATAG
- a CDS encoding DUF374 domain-containing protein, producing MSFTSKIQKRFLSFSAFIFIRVLINIWQWTCRIEVKGPLLETLKGDEPVILTCWHQDMIFNYAYLLKINPRRKIATIVSHSEDGDLAASVIQKLGAIVVRGSSSRGGREALGGLTRTVLREKAIGMIVCDGPKPPGRIVKPGILLLARKSGCPIMAIRSWSDRGFLFKKSWSKLHVVFPFSRVVIWSAAPLSIPTNTKKPEMLTFRLHIEKGLNDMADLSESHFKQPD from the coding sequence ATGTCATTTACTTCAAAAATACAAAAGCGTTTCCTCTCCTTTTCGGCCTTTATTTTTATTCGCGTTCTCATAAATATATGGCAATGGACCTGCCGGATTGAAGTTAAGGGCCCTCTCCTAGAAACCCTCAAGGGAGACGAGCCTGTAATCCTGACCTGCTGGCACCAGGACATGATCTTCAACTATGCCTATCTCCTGAAGATCAACCCGCGGCGAAAAATCGCGACGATTGTCAGTCACAGTGAAGATGGAGATCTCGCCGCCTCTGTCATCCAAAAACTGGGGGCAATCGTGGTCCGCGGCTCCAGTTCAAGAGGGGGGAGAGAAGCCTTGGGGGGGCTGACCCGAACCGTCCTTCGAGAAAAAGCAATCGGGATGATCGTCTGCGACGGCCCGAAACCACCGGGACGCATCGTCAAGCCCGGCATTCTCTTGTTGGCGCGAAAATCCGGCTGTCCGATTATGGCGATACGCTCCTGGAGTGATCGGGGGTTTCTCTTTAAAAAAAGCTGGTCGAAGCTTCATGTGGTTTTTCCCTTCTCTCGTGTCGTTATCTGGTCGGCAGCCCCACTCTCCATCCCGACCAACACAAAAAAACCAGAAATGTTGACCTTCCGACTGCATATTGAAAAGGGCTTGAATGATATGGCCGATCTGTCTGAAAGTCACTTTAAGCAACCAGACTGA
- a CDS encoding TolC family protein produces the protein MRFNPIFVLSLVLATGLSGCNTSRENIKWPVPRPLGHDIAVFRPPETPGKRVPPSSVKEPDGEITLRKAIALALLNNPELKAFSWALRAREAGRLQASLRPNPEIGITIENMAGSGAFSGTDEAETTIQLSQVIELGAKRFARTQAATRQRDLTGWEYEIKRMEVFTRVSKAFTAILSAQERLILIEEVLRIGRQVVETVSARVDAGKTSPVEEIKVKVALASIQIKLERAKRALIVSRQHLGATWGNTDPFFKRAKGRLSFVSGIPSQEKLMQSLTQNPELARWSAELSSRQALIVLEKSKAIPDLNISGGLRRLSGPGEDVFVVGLSFPLPLMNQNQGGILEARHELARAEEARRAVEVRINIALTDAYNRLATARAELSALNRNVLPGAQETFDAMSEGYRLGKFSLMDMLDTQRTISDVKSQHLDALTDYHMALFDLEQLIGESIPNKPINADKSMADEKKREDAR, from the coding sequence ATGCGTTTTAATCCCATATTCGTCCTAAGTCTTGTTCTGGCGACAGGACTTTCCGGATGTAACACTTCACGTGAAAATATTAAATGGCCGGTACCGCGTCCCCTGGGTCATGACATCGCGGTCTTTCGTCCACCGGAAACACCGGGAAAGAGGGTGCCCCCCTCCTCGGTGAAGGAACCCGACGGCGAGATCACCTTGAGAAAAGCGATCGCCCTGGCACTCCTGAACAACCCGGAGTTGAAAGCATTCTCATGGGCGCTGCGAGCCCGTGAGGCCGGAAGACTGCAAGCCAGTCTAAGACCAAACCCGGAAATCGGAATTACCATCGAAAACATGGCTGGCTCCGGTGCCTTCAGCGGTACAGATGAAGCAGAAACGACGATACAACTGAGCCAAGTGATTGAGCTCGGGGCAAAGCGATTTGCAAGAACCCAGGCTGCGACACGTCAGCGGGATCTGACAGGATGGGAATATGAAATAAAGCGGATGGAAGTGTTTACCCGGGTATCGAAGGCCTTTACCGCCATCTTAAGTGCGCAAGAACGCCTCATCTTGATTGAAGAGGTTCTGCGCATCGGGAGACAGGTGGTCGAAACCGTCTCTGCAAGGGTGGATGCCGGAAAAACCTCCCCGGTTGAGGAAATTAAGGTAAAAGTCGCCCTTGCATCCATCCAAATTAAATTGGAACGTGCCAAGCGGGCCTTAATCGTTTCCCGACAACATCTGGGGGCAACATGGGGAAACACTGATCCGTTTTTTAAGCGGGCCAAGGGTCGACTTTCCTTTGTCTCTGGAATCCCGTCTCAAGAAAAATTGATGCAAAGTCTGACACAAAACCCGGAACTCGCGCGGTGGTCTGCTGAACTTTCAAGCCGTCAGGCCCTCATTGTTTTGGAAAAGAGTAAAGCCATTCCGGATCTGAACATCAGCGGCGGCCTCCGGCGTTTAAGCGGACCGGGTGAGGATGTTTTTGTCGTGGGGCTTTCCTTCCCGCTTCCTTTGATGAATCAAAATCAGGGGGGGATCCTGGAAGCGCGTCATGAACTTGCGAGGGCGGAAGAAGCGCGCCGCGCGGTCGAAGTCCGGATCAATATTGCGCTGACCGATGCCTACAACAGGCTGGCGACGGCGCGTGCCGAGCTTTCTGCGCTCAATCGTAACGTGCTTCCCGGGGCGCAAGAAACCTTTGATGCGATGAGTGAGGGCTATCGTTTAGGAAAATTCAGTCTGATGGATATGCTGGACACTCAGCGGACGATTTCTGATGTGAAAAGTCAACATCTGGATGCATTGACAGATTACCATATGGCCCTTTTTGATTTGGAGCAACTCATCGGGGAATCAATACCGAATAAGCCAATAAACGCGGACAAATCGATGGCAGATGAGAAGAAAAGGGAGGACGCTCGATGA
- a CDS encoding HlyD family efflux transporter periplasmic adaptor subunit, whose product MKNFTEMILKMVSGLILLFVLIMGTADPVKSAESPHLVLTLTDEVITNAQITVETARPVQIKTALTFAGQVKLNIKKVAHVVPRLSGIVSEIRKTLGDVVKKNEVIAVIESRELANAKSDYIEAVNRLAFARNSFTREEALLKQKISAKEDYFASRQALQEAELEKYVTGQDLFALGLRSAELSGLVNIPKGKERLIIFSGQSLTRYELRAAMSGIVIEENVILGKAVDKKTPLFVLADMGEIWVDAQVLAKDLNRLKVGQNARVTSKNAGLGGLGEVIYIGPRFDEKTQMGMVRLRLQNPDGKWRPGLFVSVDLVREEVAAPVAVSVSAIQVIGDRSALFIQVGKRFELRPVKLGISDGRQVEILEGLSGGEQVVTRNSFVIKAEWLNQGGELK is encoded by the coding sequence ATGAAAAATTTTACAGAGATGATTTTAAAAATGGTGTCGGGGCTTATATTGCTGTTTGTTCTCATCATGGGGACAGCCGATCCGGTCAAAAGCGCAGAATCGCCTCATCTTGTTTTGACACTGACCGATGAAGTGATTACCAATGCTCAAATCACAGTTGAAACGGCCAGGCCCGTTCAAATAAAAACCGCCCTGACCTTTGCGGGTCAGGTGAAGCTGAACATCAAAAAGGTGGCCCATGTTGTTCCCAGGCTTTCCGGAATCGTGAGTGAAATCCGAAAAACTCTAGGGGATGTGGTCAAAAAAAACGAAGTCATTGCTGTCATTGAGAGCCGAGAGCTGGCCAATGCCAAAAGTGATTATATCGAAGCCGTAAATCGGCTCGCATTTGCCCGGAATTCTTTTACCAGAGAAGAAGCGCTTTTAAAACAAAAGATCTCTGCAAAAGAGGATTATTTTGCCAGCCGTCAGGCCCTGCAAGAAGCGGAACTGGAAAAATACGTGACTGGACAGGATTTATTTGCCCTAGGGTTGCGTTCTGCTGAACTTTCGGGGCTCGTGAATATCCCGAAGGGAAAAGAGCGTCTCATTATTTTTTCCGGTCAGTCCCTGACACGGTATGAGCTTCGTGCCGCAATGAGTGGCATTGTGATCGAAGAAAATGTGATCTTGGGTAAGGCGGTGGACAAAAAGACTCCGCTTTTTGTTTTGGCCGATATGGGCGAGATCTGGGTGGATGCCCAAGTGCTGGCCAAAGATTTGAACCGTCTCAAGGTGGGTCAAAATGCAAGGGTGACTTCCAAAAACGCAGGCCTGGGAGGATTGGGAGAGGTGATTTATATCGGACCACGCTTCGACGAAAAAACCCAGATGGGGATGGTCCGCTTAAGGCTTCAAAACCCGGACGGGAAATGGCGTCCCGGACTCTTTGTCTCGGTGGATCTGGTTCGGGAAGAGGTGGCGGCCCCAGTAGCTGTTTCTGTGAGTGCGATACAGGTTATCGGGGATCGTAGCGCGCTCTTTATTCAGGTTGGAAAGCGTTTTGAACTCCGCCCCGTAAAGCTAGGGATCTCAGACGGGCGTCAGGTCGAAATTCTGGAAGGTCTTTCCGGTGGAGAGCAGGTCGTCACCCGGAACAGTTTTGTCATCAAGGCTGAATGGCTGAACCAGGGAGGTGAACTGAAATGA